The following coding sequences lie in one Pelecanus crispus isolate bPelCri1 chromosome 9, bPelCri1.pri, whole genome shotgun sequence genomic window:
- the SLC27A4 gene encoding long-chain fatty acid transport protein 4, translating to MLRLAAFAALLLFFRVSLELSWAQAIPALFIFYLGSGGWDFFLIFIKTIRRDVTTGLVLLRVKWQVWRHLREKNTIAKIFQKTASKYPEKTALIFQGTGESWTFRQLDEYSNRVANFFHGQGFRSGDVVALFMESRNQYVGLWLGLAKIGVETALVNSHLRMEALLHCITISNSKAVVFGVEMMEAMQEVQPSLKKSIYLFWSGEGNPESMLPDAKHLDPLLQMAQRHQPIPPDKGFLDKLFYIYTSGTTGLPKAAIVVNCRYFRMSSLVFYGFRMRPDDVMYDCLPLYHAAGNIVGVGQCLLQGMTIVIRKKFSASHFWEDCVKYNCTIVQYIGEICRYLLNQPYQEVERQHRVRMALGNGLRASIWREFMARFGIAQVAEFYGATECNCSLGNFDNNVGSCGFNSRILPGVYPISLVRVDEDTMELIRGPDGVCIHCKPGEPGQLVGRIVKSNPLQHFDGYLNQSATSKKIARDVFTKGDAAYLTGDVLVMDKYGYMYFRDRTGDTFRWKGENVSTTEVEGTLSRILNLTDVVVYGVEIPGIEGKAGMAAIADPENSCDLEGFARELKKALPLYARPVFLRFLHEVSKTSTYKFQKMELRKQGFDPALVKDRLYFLDAREGRYLPLDQAAFSRIQSGQQKL from the exons ATGCTGCGTCTGGCTGCTtttgcagcactgctgctgttcttcagagTCAGTCTGGAGCTGTCCTGGGCCCAGGCCATCCCCGCTCTCTTCATCTTCTACCTGGGATCCGGCGGATGGGACTTCTTCCTCATATTCATCAAGACAATACGAAGGGACGTCAC CACGGGGCTGGTCCTGTTGCGGGTGAAGTGGCAGGTATGGAGGCACTTGAGGGAGAAGAACACAATTGCCAAGATCTTCCAGAAGACTGCGAGCAAGTATCCGGAGAAGACGGCGCTGATTTTCCAAGGCACAGGCGAGAGCTGGACGTTCCGGCAGCTGGATGAGTACTCCAACCGGGTGGCCAATTTTTTCCACGGCCAAGGCTTCCGCTCTGGTGACGTGGTGGCTCTTTTCATGGAGTCCCGCAATCAGTACGTGGGGCTGTGGCTCGGCTTGGCCAAGATTGGGGTGGAGACAGCCCTTGTGAATTCCCACCTGCGCATGGAGGCCTTGCTGCACTGCATCACCATCTCCAACTCCAAGGCTGTGGTTTTTGGGGTGGAGATGATGGAAG CAATGCAGGAAGTGCAGCCCTCCCTGAAGAAATCTATCTATCTCTTCTGGTCTGGGGAAGGAAACCCTGAGTCCATGCTTCCTGATGCAAAACACCTGGACCCCCTCCTGCAGATGGCCCAGCGGCACCAGCCAATCCCCCCTGATAAGGGCTTTCTTG ATAAACTCTTCTACATCTACACCTCTGGCACGACGGGGCTGCCCAAGGCTGCCATTGTGGTGAACTGCCG GTACTTCCGCATGTCCAGCTTAGTTTTTTATGGTTTTCGCATGAGGCCTGATGATGTGATGTATGACTGCCTCCCACTCTACCATGCTGCAG GGAACATCGTGGGAGTTGGgcagtgcctgctgcagggcatGACGATTGTCATCCGCAAGAAGTTCTCAGCCTCGCACTTTTGGGAGGACTGCGTGAAATACAACTGCACG ATTGTGCAGTACATCGGGGAGATCTGCCGCTACCTGCTGAACCAGCCGTACCAGGAGGTGGAGCGGCAGCACCGGGTGCGCATGGCGCTGGGCAACGGGCTGCGTGCCTCCATCTGGCGGGAGTTCATGGCTCGCTTCGGCATCGCCCAGGTGGCCGAGTTCTATGGGGCCACTGAGTGCAACTGCAGCCTGGGAAACTTCGACAACAAT GTTGGGTCGTGCGGCTTCAACAGCAGGATCCTACCAGGGGTGTATCCCATTAGCTTGGTGCGGGTGGATGAAGACACCATGGAGCTGATCCGGGGGCCGGATGGTGTCTGTATCCACTGCAAACCAG gggagccggggcagctGGTGGGCCGCATTGTCAAGAGCAATCCCTTGCAGCACTTTGACGGCTACCTGAATCAGTCAGCCACCAGCAAGAAGATCGCCAGGGACGTGTTTACAAAAGGGGACGCTGCCTATCTCACAG GAGATGTCCTGGTGATGGACAAATATGGTTACATGTACTTCCGGGACCGCACTGGGGACACATTCCGCTGGAAGGGGGAGAATGTCTCCACCACAGAGGTGGAGGGGACGCTGAGCCGCATCCTCAACCTGACGGACGTGGTGGTTTATGGGGTGGAGATCCCAG GGATAGAAGGGAAGGCAGGAATGGCAGCCATCGCCGACCCGGAAAACTCCTGTGACCTAGAAGGCTTTGCCAGGGAGCTGAAAAAGGCCCTGCCATTGTACGCACGGCCCGTCTTCCTGCGGTTCCTGCACGAAGTCTCCAAGACAA gCACTTACAAGTTCCAGAAGATGGAGCTGCGGAAGCAGGGCTTTGACCCCGCGCTGGTGAAGGACAGATTGTACTTCCTGGACGCCAGGGAAGGCCGCTACCTGCCGTTGGACCAGGCAGCGTTCAGCAGGATCCAGTCAGGACAGCAGAAACTGTAA
- the COQ4 gene encoding ubiquinone biosynthesis protein COQ4 homolog, mitochondrial yields the protein MRLLRRAAAAARVGVPLLRARPGSPGKAWLSHSEPRARDGRSGEEEEEEEEGCYQLYPGHIPTSPLQKALLAAGSAFMALYDPYRHDMVAVLGETTGCLALPNLRDKMKHHPEGYRILQERPRIRLSTLDMARLRGLPDGSLGREYVRFLEDNKVSPDTRMPPKFVDDEELAYVIQRYREVHDMMHTLLGMPTNMLGEVVVKWFEAVQTGLPMCVLGAAFGPIHLSARKLQVLATELVPWAIRSGRNASCILNVYYEQRWEQSVESLREEIGIFPPPAVEV from the exons ATGCGGCTgctgcggcgggcggcggcggcggcgcgggtgGGGGTCCCGCTGCTGCGGGCGCGTCCCGGCTCCCCAGGCAA agcctggctgAGCCACAGCGAGCCGCGGGCCCGGGATGGACgcagcggggaggaggaggaggaggaggaggaagggtgcTACCAGCTGTACCCCGGGCACATCCCCACCAGCCCGCTGCAGAAAGCGCTGCTGGCTGCCGGCTCGGCGTTCATGGCTCTCTATGACCCCTACAGGCACG ACATGGTGGCAGTCCTCGGGGAGACCACGGGCTGCCTTGCCCTGCCCAACCTGCGAGACAAGATGAAACATCACCCTGAAGGTTACCGCATCCTCCA GGAACGGCCTCGCATCCGTCTCTCCACCCTGGACATGGCCAggctgcgggggctgccggATGGCTCGCTGGGCCGAGAGTACGTCCGGTTCTTGGAGGACAAT AAGGTTTCTCCAGACACGCGGATGCCACCCAAGTTTGTTGATGATGAAGAGCTGGCGTACGTGATCCAGCGGTACCGAGAAGTCCACGACATGATGCACACCCTCCTGGGCATGCCAACAAACATGCTAG GTGAGGTTGTGGTGAAGTGGTTTGAAGCTGTCCAGACGGGGCTGCCCATGTGTGTCCTGGGAGCAGCGTTCGGCCCCATCCATCTCAGTGCACG AAAGCTGCAGGTCCTGGCCACCGAGCTGGTTCCCTGGGCGATTCGGAGCGGGCGCAACGCCAGCTGTATCCTGAACGTCTACTATGAGCAGCGCTGGGAGCAGTCAGTGGAGTCTCTGCGGGAGGAGATCGGCATCTTCCCTCCCCCAGCCGTTGAAGTGTGA
- the TRUB2 gene encoding pseudouridylate synthase TRUB2, mitochondrial, translating into MAAVPGGLFAVYKPAGVAWGRVREAVETQLLRELNAAAAGRAPRQHVRFLPAPAGGDGGATGLVAAKVPVLADHPLVRGPRFRRLKIGAGHRLDVKASGVFVLGIGDGNKLLTDLYNCHLTKVYTVGGLFGKATDDFSDTGKLVEKTTFDHITREKLERILAVIQGTNHKALLMHSNIDMKTQEAYELAVKGLIRPMGKSPPIITAVRSLQFALPEFQLEIHCLHETQQYLRKIVHEIGLELKSSAVCTQVRRIRDGVFTLDDALPRTQWNLQSIRNAISDCQLKVKTELEKTLGYQDKSNLHKMDAEVAHTADS; encoded by the exons AtggcggcggtgccgggcgggCTCTTCGCCGTCTACAAGCCGGCGGGGGTGGCGTGGGGCCGCGTCCGTGAGGCGGTGGAGACGCAGCTGCTGCGCG AGCTGaacgcggcggcggcggggcgcgcccCTCGGCAGCACGTCCGCTTCCTgccggccccggccgggggCGACGGCGGGGCCACGGGGCTGGTGGCCGCCAAGGTGCCGGTGCTGGCCGACCACCCCCTCG TCCGAGGCCCGCGGTTCAGGCGGCTGAAGATCGGAGCGGGTCACCGGCTGGACGTGAAGGCCTCGGGAGTCTTCG tactTGGCATAGGCGACGGGAACAAGCTGCTCACTGATCTGTACAACTGCCACCTGACCAAG GTTTACACTGTTGGTGGGCTGTTTGGTAAAGCCACTGATGACTTCTCAGACACAGGGAAGCTAGTGGAGAAGACAACATTTG ATCATATCACGAGGGAGAAGCTGGAACGGATTCTCGCTGTCATTCAAGGAACAAATCATAAGGCCCTGCTGAT gcaTTCTAACATTGATATGAAAACACAAGAGGCATACGAGCTGGCTGTCAAAGGGTTGATTCGCCCCATGGGAAAAAGCCCCCCGATAATCACAGCAGTCCGAAGCCTCCAGTTTGCTCTTCCAGAATTCCAGCTAG AAATCCATTGCTTGCATGAGACTCAGCAGTACCTCCGAAAAATAGTTCATGAGATTGGTCTGGAGCTGAAATCATCTGCTGTGTGCACACAAGTGCGAAGAATACGCGATGGTGTTTTCACACTGGATGATGCTCTCCCGAGAACCCAGTGGAACCTGCAGAGTATACGGAATGCAATTTCGGACTGTCAGCTTAAAGTGAAAACAGAGTTAGAGAAAACACTAGGCTATCAGGATAAAAGTAATCTTCATAAGATGGATGCTGAGGTGGCCCACACTGCAGACAGCTGA